The Deinococcus terrestris nucleotide sequence TCGGCGTGAAGGTGAATACTGTGGTGCAGCGCGGGGTGAATGACGCCGGACTGCCCGAGCTGTGGCGGGCGCTGCGCGACCGGGCCACCGTGCGTTTTATCGAGTTCATGGACGTGGGCAACCACAACGGCTGGAACATGGACGCGGTGGTGCCCTCGCGCGAGGTGCTCGCCCGCCTCGCGGACGCGGAACCGGGCCTGGATTTTGCGCCCGTCAATCCCGCCTACCGGGGCGAGGTCGCGGCCCGTTACTACGACGGGGAGGGCCACGAGGTTGGGTTGATCTCCTCGGTCACGGCGCCCTTTTGCGGCGACTGCTCACGGGCGCGGCTCTCGGCGGTCGGCGTGCTGTACACCTGCCTCTTCGCCGGGGCAGGCACCGACCTGCGGGCACCGCTGCGGGCGGGCGCGACCGACGCCGAGCTGCGCGAGCGCGTCGCCGCCGTCTGGCAGGCCCGCCAGGACCGCTACAGCGAGGAGCGGGGCGAGGCCACCCCTGGGCGGGCGGCGAGCAAGGTCGAGATGTCGCATATCGGGGGCTGACCGCTCTGGGAAACGCTGTTCCTCGCCGCGTACCCGGCGCGTGACCTTGTGTCTGCCGAACGCCAATCTTTAAGATGAGGGCTCAGGAAAGCCCCTGCGCCCGCAGCCGGGCTGGGAGGCGAGCATGGCGAAGTACCCGCTGATCAAGACCACCCTCAAAGACCGCCTGCTGGGCGGGCACTACCTGGAGGGCTTGCCCCTTCCCAGCGAACCGCAACTCGCCCGCGAGTTCGAGGTCTCGCGCATGACCGCCCGCCGCGCCATCGACGAGCTGGAGCGCGAGGGCTACGTCTACCGGGTGCAGGGGGCAGGCACCTTTCCTACCGGCAAGCGCTTTCGCCAGGGCAT carries:
- the moaA gene encoding GTP 3',8-cyclase MoaA, whose product is MVRAVLLDRLNRPLRDLRVSVTDRCNLRCTYCMPADVFGPDYAFLPREELLSFEEIERLTRAFVALGVRKLRLTGGEPLLRRDLPELVARLSALEGVEDVALTTNGLLLPRLAADLKAAGLRRVTVSLDSLDPEVFGRMNGLNVAPDRVLDGIEAALRAGLGVKVNTVVQRGVNDAGLPELWRALRDRATVRFIEFMDVGNHNGWNMDAVVPSREVLARLADAEPGLDFAPVNPAYRGEVAARYYDGEGHEVGLISSVTAPFCGDCSRARLSAVGVLYTCLFAGAGTDLRAPLRAGATDAELRERVAAVWQARQDRYSEERGEATPGRAASKVEMSHIGG